A portion of the Calliphora vicina chromosome 5, idCalVici1.1, whole genome shotgun sequence genome contains these proteins:
- the LOC135960539 gene encoding endoplasmic reticulum metallopeptidase 1 isoform X2, translating to MDSNTNIRRRVLPSPDPRAADPLLQRSQSSDESKGFQRFFVRRNKLHWYWAPVFLSFWVLLYYTIAIPAFHRLPKPLNIKDEAKYPDSFIAERAEINLQKLVDLGPRVVGSSANEQGAIKYFMSYVQKLKSEAKDLYDIEADVQIASGSYCHWQMVNMYQSIQNFLIKISPKGYNGTSYLLVNSHYDTVPFGPGAGDDGAMVAIMLETIRVVSQSNTPLKNPVVFLFNGAEENPLQASHAFITQHKWAKNCKALINLDSAGNGGREILFQSGPNHPWLMRHYRRAVVHPYASTVAEEMFQRHFIPSDTDFRIFRDHGKVPGLDMAHQYNGYVYHTRFDRPEILPRGTLQNTGDNVLALVRELANAPELEDSQKYSEGHTIFFDVMGSFLVFYSETEGIILNVFVSLAALAACGYSFQMMANNAGVKLVYVLKRSMYTFLVQIIAVLAAATLCFFVGIFMDLIHLPMSWFSNSWLILGLYFCPLFFGFAIVPAIYFHFTEDDRFPIGHRVQLLLHCHCTFLAMLTLVMTICNIRSAFMFMITLLFYTLGLIINLATKLHNKPIPWLIPHMICGIPPFLFYAYVSHGFFVTFIPMTGRFGAGVNPDLIICAFTVGVGILTGGFMIPALNLFHRSKTIICSLLAVTLVCLILAATPLGFPYRPETNVQRFSIIHARRTFRDMNNDVRRVETGYFMLPQDRRIYSVKNHVTNMSLAQSIVDDCDNEMYCGLPLYNHRWVKARTSSVWIPAPSPTFDLLPSVKVVAKNQISKTKLRYDMELTGPDHMGIFLRPLDEGKITNWSFHWTPLRMDWKPPFFIYFSYGINGDPLKFWLEIERKSGDWSTPAFEIGLTGHWNHDASKQTPDFKKFLASFPNYVEATAWPSSYDTYYY from the exons atggattcaaatacaaatataagAAGGCGGGTTTTGCCCTCCCCCGATCCAAGAGCAGCTGATCCTCTTTTACAACGCAGCCAGTCAAGCGATGAG AGCAAGGGCTTTCAACGTTTCTTTGTGAGACGCAACAAACTTCATTGGTATTGGGCTCCAGTTTTCCTTTCATTTTGGGTGCTCTTGTATTATACAATTGCCATACCAGCCTTCCATCGTCTACCCAAACCCCTCAACATTAAAGATGAAGCTAAATATCCCGATTCGTTTATAGCCGAACGTGCTGAGATTAATCTACAAAAGCTGGTTGATTTGGGTCCACGTGTTGTGGGCAGCAGTGCCAATGAACAGGGTGCCATTAAATACTTTATGAGTTATGTACAAAAGCTAAAATCGGAAGCTAAAGACCTGTATGACATTGAAGCTGACGTTCAAATTGCCTCCGGCAGTTATTGCCACTGGCAAATGGTGAATATGTATCAAAGTATTCAgaactttttgataaaaattagtCCCAAGGGTTATAATGGCACTTCGTATTTGCTGGTAAACAGTCATTATGATACCGTGCCCTTTGGTCCCGGAGCTGGCGATGATGGTGCTATGGTGGCTATTATGTTGGAAACTATTAGGGTAGTATCACAATCGAATACACCTTTAAAGAATCCGGTGGTGTTTTTATTCAATGGTGCCGAAGAAAATCCTTTGCAGGCCTCTCATGCCTTTATAACTCAACATAAATGGGCGAAGAATTGCAA GGCTTTAATCAATTTGGATTCGGCTGGTAATGGTGGTCGTGAAATTTTGTTCCAGTCTGGACCTAATCATCCCTGGCTTATGAGACATTACCGACGAGCCGTGGTTCATCCCTATGCCTCTACCGTGGCCGAGGAAATGTTCCAACGTCATTTCATTCCCTCTGATACCGATTTTCGTATTTTCCGTGATCACGGCAAAGTTCCTGGCCTCGATATGGCCCATCAGTACAATGGTTATGTCTATCATACGCGTTTTGATCGTCCTGAAATTTTACCCCGGGGTACTCTACAAAATACCGGTGACAATGTTTTAGCTTTGGTGCGTGAATTGGCCAATGCACCGGAATTGGAAGATAGCCAG AAATACTCTGAAGGTCATACAATCTTCTTCGATGTAATGGGTTCTTTCCTGGTTTTTTATTCGGAAACTGAGGGCATTATACTCAATGTTTTTGTGTCTTTGGCTGCCTTGGCCGCTTGTGGTTATTCCTTCCAAATGATGGCCAATAATGCCGGTGTAAAATTGGTGTACGTTTTGAAACGTTCcatgtatacatttttggtgCAAATTATTGCTGTTTTGGCTGCTGCTACTTTGTGTTTCTTTGTGGGCATCTTTATGGACTTGATACATTTGCCCATGTCTTGGTTTTCAAATTCCTGGTTAATTTTGGGTCTTTACTTCTGCCCCTTGTTCTTTGGCTTTGCCATAGTACCTgctatttatttccattttacaGAAGAT GATCGTTTTCCAATTGGCCATCGTGTACAGCTTTTGTTGCATTGCCACTGCACGTTCTTGGCCATGTTGACTTTGGTTATGACCATCTGTAATATACGTTCGGCCTTTATGTTTATGATTACTTTATTGTTCTATACCTTGGGTTTGATTATTAATTTGGCTACAAAATTGCACAATAAGC CCATCCCTTGGTTAATACCACACATGATTTGTGGCATTCCACCATTCCTGTTCTATGCCTACGTATCTCATGGTTTCTTTGTTACCTTCATACCCATGACTGGACGTTTTGGTGCTGGCGTTAATCCAGATTTGATTATTTGTGCTTTCACAGTTGGTGTGGGCATCCTAACCGGGGGTTTCATG atCCCAGCTCTTAACTTGTTCCATAGATCAAAGACCATTATCTGTTCTTTGTTGGCTGTAACCTTGGTTTGTTTGATCTTGGCTGCTACCCCCTTGGGTTTCCCCTATAGACCCGAAACTAATGTGCAAAGATTTTCGATTATACATGCTCGCCGCACTTTCCGTGATATGAACAATGATGTGCGTCGTGTGGAAACCGGCTATTTCATGTTGCCTCAGGACAGACGTATTTATTCCGTTAAAA ATCATGTTACCAATATGTCATTGGCTCAGTCTATTGTCGATGACTGTGATAATGAAATGTACTGTGGTTTGCCCTTGTATAATCATAGATGGGTTAAGGCTAG AACCTCCAGTGTCTGGATACCTGCACCCAGTCCTACATTCGATTTATTACCCTCGGTAAAAGTTGTGGCCAAGAATCaaataagtaaaacaaaattacGCTATGATATGGAATTAACTGGACCAGATCATATGGGCATTTTCTTAAGACCTTTGGACGAGGGTAAAATTACAAATTGGTCCTTCCACTGGACTCCATTGCGCATGGACTGGAAGCCTCCATTCTTTATCTATTTCTCATATGGTATAAATGGTGATCCCTTAAAATTCTGGCTAGAGATTGAG agaaaatctGGAGACTGGAGCACTCCCGCATTTGAAATCGGCCTTACTGGTCATTGGAATCATGATGCAAGTAAACAAACAccagatttcaaaaaattcttgGCCAGTTTCCCCAATTATGTAGAAGCTACTGCTTGGCCATCTTCCTATGATACCTATTATTATTAG
- the LOC135960539 gene encoding endoplasmic reticulum metallopeptidase 1 isoform X1 — MDSNTNIRRRVLPSPDPRAADPLLQRSQSSDEQSKGFQRFFVRRNKLHWYWAPVFLSFWVLLYYTIAIPAFHRLPKPLNIKDEAKYPDSFIAERAEINLQKLVDLGPRVVGSSANEQGAIKYFMSYVQKLKSEAKDLYDIEADVQIASGSYCHWQMVNMYQSIQNFLIKISPKGYNGTSYLLVNSHYDTVPFGPGAGDDGAMVAIMLETIRVVSQSNTPLKNPVVFLFNGAEENPLQASHAFITQHKWAKNCKALINLDSAGNGGREILFQSGPNHPWLMRHYRRAVVHPYASTVAEEMFQRHFIPSDTDFRIFRDHGKVPGLDMAHQYNGYVYHTRFDRPEILPRGTLQNTGDNVLALVRELANAPELEDSQKYSEGHTIFFDVMGSFLVFYSETEGIILNVFVSLAALAACGYSFQMMANNAGVKLVYVLKRSMYTFLVQIIAVLAAATLCFFVGIFMDLIHLPMSWFSNSWLILGLYFCPLFFGFAIVPAIYFHFTEDDRFPIGHRVQLLLHCHCTFLAMLTLVMTICNIRSAFMFMITLLFYTLGLIINLATKLHNKPIPWLIPHMICGIPPFLFYAYVSHGFFVTFIPMTGRFGAGVNPDLIICAFTVGVGILTGGFMIPALNLFHRSKTIICSLLAVTLVCLILAATPLGFPYRPETNVQRFSIIHARRTFRDMNNDVRRVETGYFMLPQDRRIYSVKNHVTNMSLAQSIVDDCDNEMYCGLPLYNHRWVKARTSSVWIPAPSPTFDLLPSVKVVAKNQISKTKLRYDMELTGPDHMGIFLRPLDEGKITNWSFHWTPLRMDWKPPFFIYFSYGINGDPLKFWLEIERKSGDWSTPAFEIGLTGHWNHDASKQTPDFKKFLASFPNYVEATAWPSSYDTYYY, encoded by the exons atggattcaaatacaaatataagAAGGCGGGTTTTGCCCTCCCCCGATCCAAGAGCAGCTGATCCTCTTTTACAACGCAGCCAGTCAAGCGATGAG CAGAGCAAGGGCTTTCAACGTTTCTTTGTGAGACGCAACAAACTTCATTGGTATTGGGCTCCAGTTTTCCTTTCATTTTGGGTGCTCTTGTATTATACAATTGCCATACCAGCCTTCCATCGTCTACCCAAACCCCTCAACATTAAAGATGAAGCTAAATATCCCGATTCGTTTATAGCCGAACGTGCTGAGATTAATCTACAAAAGCTGGTTGATTTGGGTCCACGTGTTGTGGGCAGCAGTGCCAATGAACAGGGTGCCATTAAATACTTTATGAGTTATGTACAAAAGCTAAAATCGGAAGCTAAAGACCTGTATGACATTGAAGCTGACGTTCAAATTGCCTCCGGCAGTTATTGCCACTGGCAAATGGTGAATATGTATCAAAGTATTCAgaactttttgataaaaattagtCCCAAGGGTTATAATGGCACTTCGTATTTGCTGGTAAACAGTCATTATGATACCGTGCCCTTTGGTCCCGGAGCTGGCGATGATGGTGCTATGGTGGCTATTATGTTGGAAACTATTAGGGTAGTATCACAATCGAATACACCTTTAAAGAATCCGGTGGTGTTTTTATTCAATGGTGCCGAAGAAAATCCTTTGCAGGCCTCTCATGCCTTTATAACTCAACATAAATGGGCGAAGAATTGCAA GGCTTTAATCAATTTGGATTCGGCTGGTAATGGTGGTCGTGAAATTTTGTTCCAGTCTGGACCTAATCATCCCTGGCTTATGAGACATTACCGACGAGCCGTGGTTCATCCCTATGCCTCTACCGTGGCCGAGGAAATGTTCCAACGTCATTTCATTCCCTCTGATACCGATTTTCGTATTTTCCGTGATCACGGCAAAGTTCCTGGCCTCGATATGGCCCATCAGTACAATGGTTATGTCTATCATACGCGTTTTGATCGTCCTGAAATTTTACCCCGGGGTACTCTACAAAATACCGGTGACAATGTTTTAGCTTTGGTGCGTGAATTGGCCAATGCACCGGAATTGGAAGATAGCCAG AAATACTCTGAAGGTCATACAATCTTCTTCGATGTAATGGGTTCTTTCCTGGTTTTTTATTCGGAAACTGAGGGCATTATACTCAATGTTTTTGTGTCTTTGGCTGCCTTGGCCGCTTGTGGTTATTCCTTCCAAATGATGGCCAATAATGCCGGTGTAAAATTGGTGTACGTTTTGAAACGTTCcatgtatacatttttggtgCAAATTATTGCTGTTTTGGCTGCTGCTACTTTGTGTTTCTTTGTGGGCATCTTTATGGACTTGATACATTTGCCCATGTCTTGGTTTTCAAATTCCTGGTTAATTTTGGGTCTTTACTTCTGCCCCTTGTTCTTTGGCTTTGCCATAGTACCTgctatttatttccattttacaGAAGAT GATCGTTTTCCAATTGGCCATCGTGTACAGCTTTTGTTGCATTGCCACTGCACGTTCTTGGCCATGTTGACTTTGGTTATGACCATCTGTAATATACGTTCGGCCTTTATGTTTATGATTACTTTATTGTTCTATACCTTGGGTTTGATTATTAATTTGGCTACAAAATTGCACAATAAGC CCATCCCTTGGTTAATACCACACATGATTTGTGGCATTCCACCATTCCTGTTCTATGCCTACGTATCTCATGGTTTCTTTGTTACCTTCATACCCATGACTGGACGTTTTGGTGCTGGCGTTAATCCAGATTTGATTATTTGTGCTTTCACAGTTGGTGTGGGCATCCTAACCGGGGGTTTCATG atCCCAGCTCTTAACTTGTTCCATAGATCAAAGACCATTATCTGTTCTTTGTTGGCTGTAACCTTGGTTTGTTTGATCTTGGCTGCTACCCCCTTGGGTTTCCCCTATAGACCCGAAACTAATGTGCAAAGATTTTCGATTATACATGCTCGCCGCACTTTCCGTGATATGAACAATGATGTGCGTCGTGTGGAAACCGGCTATTTCATGTTGCCTCAGGACAGACGTATTTATTCCGTTAAAA ATCATGTTACCAATATGTCATTGGCTCAGTCTATTGTCGATGACTGTGATAATGAAATGTACTGTGGTTTGCCCTTGTATAATCATAGATGGGTTAAGGCTAG AACCTCCAGTGTCTGGATACCTGCACCCAGTCCTACATTCGATTTATTACCCTCGGTAAAAGTTGTGGCCAAGAATCaaataagtaaaacaaaattacGCTATGATATGGAATTAACTGGACCAGATCATATGGGCATTTTCTTAAGACCTTTGGACGAGGGTAAAATTACAAATTGGTCCTTCCACTGGACTCCATTGCGCATGGACTGGAAGCCTCCATTCTTTATCTATTTCTCATATGGTATAAATGGTGATCCCTTAAAATTCTGGCTAGAGATTGAG agaaaatctGGAGACTGGAGCACTCCCGCATTTGAAATCGGCCTTACTGGTCATTGGAATCATGATGCAAGTAAACAAACAccagatttcaaaaaattcttgGCCAGTTTCCCCAATTATGTAGAAGCTACTGCTTGGCCATCTTCCTATGATACCTATTATTATTAG
- the LOC135959939 gene encoding endoplasmic reticulum metallopeptidase 1 translates to MTTKTFELNPDPGQIKKHKKFPWYCSPIYCVVWFLLFYVAAIPSFYYYPATILMRDESRHPDEFVGERAQIQLLGLSSIGVKLTGTVENEVHAIQFLLNEIEKIKAAARHDLYDIEVDVQYSSGSFMLWGMATSYHNVSNVIVKISSKNTNSDSYLLVNSHFDSEVGSPAAADAGVMIVVMLETLRVISISEKELKNPVVFLLNGAEESNLLASHGFITQHKWAPYCKALINLDSSGGGGREILFQTGPNHPWLIKYYQKAAKHPYATTIAEELFQNNFIPSDTDFRIFRDYGEVPGLDMAHAYNGYIYHTKYDNFQNLQRGTYQTTGDNVLALTWALANAEELTNPEAHADGHAVYYDFLGWFLVSYTETTGIIINSIVCCCAVIFIGISLYLIAKVTEKEGGDSKSVYIKCLFIFAVQVVTVLAAVGLTLLIAVIMDALGLTQCWYSEEWLIFGLYFCPMFFAMTMMPALYIQWTKKTNPLGVNDTITCFMHAHCILLVIICIIMTAMGIRSSFFPMIAVFFYAGSVLLNMILSRFTTKCYYIALHLVCQVMPFWFYTYLAFVFLNTFIPMQGRDGPENKPEILISLFAAIFVIHFGGFILPILHKFHKSKSLFSIFGILTIIFIIIAATPAGFPYKKDVAPQRFYVLHTERVIRDYDGRVVKNDTGFYIQPVDTRPNSLADTTFQNALPSSWTKTECEEETFCGLPLYNSRWMDWKNSTMWIPAQRPNLVIPTELTLTGKVYKTNTTIRYNFSLKSADRIVIYIDPLANVNVRNWSFDPIPLQTNYKPPYFIYHVYSMVDTPLEFWIEIEHDTLLVEGPYLHLGIGAHFQYHTHTYTAEFQDFLKTFPDWSYATNWAASYESWQF, encoded by the exons atgacaacGAAAACATTCGAATTAAATCCGGATCCcggacaaataaaaaaacataaaaaattcccTTGGTATTGTTCGCCGATATATTGTGTTGTCTGGTTCTTGCTCTTCTATGTGGCCGCCATACCAAGTTTCTATTATTATCCTGCAACAATTTTAATGCGCGATGAATCCCGCCACCCGGACGAGTTTGTGGGTGAAAGAGCTCAAATTCAGTTGTTGGGTTTATCTTCGATTGGTGTAAAACTTACCGGTACTGTGGAAAATGAAGTGCATGCTATTCAATTTCTACtcaatgaaattgaaaaaattaaagcgGCTGCCCGCCATGATCTGTACGATATTGAAGTAGACGTTCAGTATTCATCGGGTTCGTTTATGTTGTGGGGCATGGCTACCAGTTATCATAATGTTTCaaatgttattgttaaaatttcgtCAAAAAATACTAATAGTGATTCGTATTTGTTGGTTAATTCACATTTTGATTCGGAAGTTGGTTCACCAGCGGCAGCTGATGCTGGTGTTATGATAGTTGTGATGTTGGAAACCCTAAGGGTGATATCGATTTCGGAAAAGGAGCTTAAGAATCCGGTGGTGTTTTTATTAAACGGCGCTGAGGAAAGTAATTTACTGGCGTCTCATGGTTTTATAACACAACATAAATGGGCACCCTATTGCAA agCTTTAATCAATTTGGATTCTTCAGGAGGTGGTGGTCGTGAAATACTTTTCCAAACCGGGCCAAATCATCCATGGTTAATaaag TATTACCAAAAGGCAGCCAAACATCCCTATGCCACCACCATAGCCGAAGAATTATTCCAAAATAATTTCATACCTTCGGACACTGATTTTCGTATCTTCAGAGATTATGGTGAGGTGCCTGGTCTGGACATGGCGCATGCCTATAACGGTTATATTTATCACACTAAATATGACAATTTCCAAAATCTACAAAGGGGTACCTATCAAACAACCGGTGATAATGTATTGGCCTTAACTTGGGCCCTAGCCAATGCCGAAGAACTTACAAATCCCGAAGCCCATGCCGATGGTCATGCTGtgtattatgattttttgggTTGGTTTCTGGTAAGCTACACCGAAACTACGGGTATCATTATAAATAGTATAGTCTGCTGTTGTGCTGTAATATTTATTGGCATTTCGTTATACTTAATTGCCAAAGTAACAGAAAAAGAAGGTGGAGACAGTAAATCAgtgtatataaaatgtttatttatatttgcgGTGCAAGTGGTAACGGTATTGGCTGCCGTGGGCTTAACTTTACTAATTGCGGTTATTATGGATGCCTTAGGTTTAACACAATGCTGGTATTCAGAAGAATGGTTAATCTTTGGTTTATACTTTTGCCCCATGTTCTTTGCCATGACAATGATGCCTGCCCTTTATATACAATGGACTAAGAAAACG aATCCTTTGGGTGTAAATGATACTATAACATGTTTTATGCATGCTCACTGCATATTATTggttattatttgtattatcaTGACTGCTATGGGTATAAGATCCTCATTTTTCCCCATGATAGCTGTATTCTTCTATGCTGGATCGGTTTTATTGAATATGATATTGTCAAGATTTACCACCA AATGCTATTATATAGCCTTGCATCTTGTATGCCAAGTGATGCCCTTTTGGTTTTACACTTATTTGGCCTTTGtatttttgaatacttttataCCCATGCAGGGTCGCGATGGTCCCGAAAATAAACCAGAAATTTTAATATCATTATTTGCAGCTATATTTGTAATACATTTTGGCGGATTCATA ctGCCTATTTTACACAAGTTCCATAAATCGAAATCTTTATTCTCTATATTTGGTATTTTAaccataatatttattattattgccGCCACCCCGGCTGGTTTTCCCTATAAGAAAGATGTAGCTCCTCAAAGATTTTATGTTTTG CATACCGAACGTGTTATTCGTGATTATGATGGTAGGGTTGTTAAAAACGACACAGGATTTTACATACAACCCGTTGATACAAGACCAAATAGTTTGGCGGACACCACTTTCCAAAATGCCTTACCCAGCTCTTGGACTAAAACAGAATGTGAGGAAGAGACATTTTGTGGTTTGCCATTATACAATTCCAGATGGATGGATTGGAa aaattccacGATGTGGATACCGGCACAGCGTCCCAATCTTGTCATACCCACAGAATTGACACTCACTGGTAAAGTCTACAAAACAAACACCACAATACGTTACAACTTTAGCCTAAAATCAGCCGACAGAATCGTAATCTATATCGATCCTTTGGCAAATGTAAATGTTAGAAATTGGTCATTTGATCCAATACCTTTACAGACAAATTATAAACCGCCCTACTTTATCTATCATGTCTACTCTATGGTTGATACACCCCTGGAATTTTGGATTGAAATAGAG catGATACACTGCTAGTGGAAGGACCCTACTTACATTTGGGTATAGGagcccattttcaatatcatACACACACTTATACAGCAGAATTTCAAGATTTTCTCAAAACTTTCCCTGATTGGTCTTACGCCACAAACTGGGCGGCTTCGTATGAAAGCtggcaattttaa
- the LOC135959940 gene encoding endoplasmic reticulum metallopeptidase 1, with protein MMKSKYENMKIIYNRSKFGWYWAPVFIAFWFLLFYLAVIPSFHHMPDTLNIADEPNHPGRFIGERAENTLLRLTKIGPKVVGSPANEQSAVAFLLGEISKIRDDARLDLFDIEEDVQIASGNYVLWKMVNCYQSIQNVVVKISPRNGNSTSALLINSHYDTVPGSSGAGDAGMMIVIMLETIRIITKYETELMHPIIFLFNGAEENPLQGSHAFITQHKWASSVKAVINLDSAGSGGREILFQSGPDHPWLMKYYGANIVHPYASTIGEELFQNGFVPSETDYRIFRDFGNIPGLDMAHTYNGFVYHTKYDRFNAIPRKTYQLTGDNVLALVKALANAPELEDPAKHAEGHMVFYDVLGWFIVYYSEDTGLIINITVCVLFIVTLLAYIWNMAHQTGMFRRRIFTKFCILFIIQLAAVVLTLLIAIFIAWFLDAVSLSMTWFKQTWIVFGLYFCPIFFILGILPAIYLSYTKEHGLPLAYSLQLLMHAHCLILTIITIIMISFGVRSAFLIMLSIAFYTLSVILNIATCFHKKNFLWLIPHCVCQIFPFLLYTYFCYAFYVIFIPMQGRDGANSNPELLIGGFTVLVCLLFAPFLVPLLCLFRKSKTIISLFGAIFVIFLILAATPVGFPYAEKDAPQRFYAVHTTRTFHDGDPSMTVRRQDSGFYVVPVDRRPHTIDYMFENVNLEKSGKADCDTELMCGYPIYSTRWLGWKEQSFFVPASAPNREGWPKMQIISKKQTSSRNVLFTLEISGPDHMSMFIEPLADTKLVDWSFNKMPLEEKFEPPYFVYFSYALDPTPLRFNLEFERESADWSGSTFDIAIIGHKIHDEIYNTNDFRQFLASFPAWAYVSAWTSSFESWRL; from the exons ATGATGAAATCCAAGTATGagaatatgaaaattatatacaacCGCAGTAAATTTGGTTGGTATTGGGCTCCGGTGTTTATAGCGTTTTGGTTTCTACTCTTCTACCTGGCCGTTATACCCAGTTTTCATCATATGCCCGATACCCTTAACATAGCCGATGAGCCAAATCATCCGGGCCGCTTTATAGGAGAACGTGCCGAAAATACTTTACTTAGACTCACGAAAATCGGTCCCAAAGTTGTGGGTAGCCCAGCCAACGAACAATCAGCTGTGGCCTTTCTGTTAGGGGAAATTTCGAAGATTCGCGATGATGCACGTTTGGATCTGTTCGACATTGAGGAGGATGTTCAAATAGCTTCGGGCAATTATGTTCTCTGGAAAATGGTTAATTGTTATCAAAGCATACaaaatgttgttgttaaaaTCTCACCAAGAAATGGCAACAGCACTTCTGCTCTCTTGATTAATAGTCATTATGATACGGTGCCTGGCAGTTCGGGTGCTGGTGATGCTGGCATGATGATTGTGATCATGTTGGAAACTATACGTATTATAACGAAATATGAGACTGAGCTGATGCATCCAATTATCTTTCTGTTCAATGGAGCCGAAGAGAATCCGTTGCAGGGATCCCATGCTTTTATTACTCAACACAAATGGGCGAGTAGTGTAAA GGCTGTTATCAATTTAGATTCAGCTGGTTCTGGCGGTCGGGAAATTCTCTTTCAATCTGGTCCCGACCATCCTTGGCTAATGAAG tACTATGGCGCCAATATCGTACATCCATATGCCTCTACAATTGGTgaagaattatttcaaaatggtTTTGTACCCTCCGAAACAGATTATAGAATTTTCCGTGACTTTGGTAATATACCCGGTTTGGATATGGCTCACACATACAATGGTTTCGTGTATCACACAAAATATGATCGTTTTAATGCCATACCCAGAAAAACATATCAATTGACTGGTGATAATGTATTGGCTTTGGTTAAAGCTTTGGCAAATGCTCCTGAGTTGGAAGATCCAGCT AAACATGCTGAAGGTCACATGGTGTTTTATGATGTTCTAGGCTGGTTTATTGTTTACTATTCCGAAGACACCGGCCTTATTATTAACATTACAGTGTGTGTTCTTTTTATAGTCACCTTATTGGCCTACATTTGGAATATGGCCCATCAGACGGGCATGTTTAGACGCCgtatatttaccaaattttgcattttatttatcaTTCAACTTGCTGCCGTGGTTTTAACCCTTTTAATAGCTATATTCATAGCCTGGTTCTTGGATGCGGTTAGTTTATCTATGACTTGGTTCAAACAAACCTGGATTGTATTTGGTTTATATTTCTGTCCCATATTCTTTATACTGGGCATATTGCCAGCCATTTATTTGAGTTACACCAAAGAACATGGTTTGCCCTTGGCCTATTCTTTGCAATTATTGATGCATGCCCATTGCTTGATATTGACCATAATAACCATCATCATGATCTCATTCGGCGTACGTTCGGCCTTTCTGATAATGTTAAGCATTGCTTTCTACACGTTATCAGTGATCTTGAATATTGCTACTTGTTTCCATAAgaaaa acTTCCTATGGCTTATACCTCATTGTGTTTGCCAGATATTCCCATTCCTTTTATACACTTACTTCTGCTATGCCTTCTATGTCATTTTCATACCCATGCAGGGACGTGATGGTGCAAATTCTAATCCAGAATTATTAATTGGTGGTTTCACGGTTTTGGTGTGTTTATTATTTGCTCCTTTCTTG GTGCCTTTGTTGTGCTTGTTCCGGAAATCAAAaactattatttcattatttggTGCAATTTTCGTAATATTCCTTATTTTGGCGGCTACTCCCGTTGGATTTCCATACGCTGAAAAAGATGCTCCACAAAGGTTTTATGCTGTG CATACTACACGCACTTTCCACGATGGTGATCCATCCATGACAGTACGTCGCCAGGATTCTGGTTTCTATGTGGTGCCCGTTGACCGTCGTCCACACACCATTGATTACATGTTTGAAAATGTAAATCTCGAAAAATCCGGCAAAGCCGATTGTGATACCGAATTAATGTGCGGCTATCCCATATACAGTACCAGATGGTTGGGCTGGAA AGAACAAAGTTTCTTTGTACCAGCCTCTGCACCCAATAGAGAGGGTTGGCCTAAAATGCAAATAATATCGAAAAAACAGACCTCCTCACGCAATGTTCTATTTACGCTGGAAATATCAGGACCCGATCATATGAGCATGTTTATAGAACCCTTGGCGGATACCAAATTGGTGGATTGGTCTTTTAACAAAATGCCTTTGGAAGAGAAATTTGAGCCTCCTTATTTTGTTTACTTCTCGTATGCCTTAGATCCTACCCCCCTAAGATTTAATTTGGAATTTGAg cgTGAAAGTGCCGACTGGTCTGGTTCAACATTTGATATAGCCATCATTGGCCATAAGATCCATGATGAAATCTATAATACCAATGATTTTAGACAATTCTTGGCCTCCTTTCCCGCTTGGGCTTATGTTAGCGCTTGGACGAGTTCTTTCGAAAGTTGGAGATTATAA